From one Mytilus trossulus isolate FHL-02 chromosome 10, PNRI_Mtr1.1.1.hap1, whole genome shotgun sequence genomic stretch:
- the LOC134686264 gene encoding uncharacterized protein LOC134686264 translates to MGEARLSASFLILVLASLLYIIGVSTHSFIKVDEFHNGLWKRCCYDKGRPQFCMDLENYTDKDWFKICRGMSILGLINILASTICVAMRLFKLPEHKILRICTIVATFSTVAFILTGLVLYYRNIDDVTGGKSFNYGFSFALCILGMCFAALVDIILIYDLLMAKKNTESRIGVQKK, encoded by the exons ATGGGGGAGGCAAGATTATCAGCATCTTTTTTGATACTGGTTTTAGCTTCGCTGCTATATATAATTGGTGTTTCGACTCATTCCTTCATTAAGGTTGACGAATTCCATAACGGGTTATGGAAACGATGTTGTTACGATAAAGGTAGACCCCAATTCTGCATGGACTTAGAAAATTATACGGACAAAG attGGTTTAAAATTTGTAGAGGCATGAGTATACTGGGACTAATTAATATCTTAGCATCGACAATTTGTGTTGCAATGAGATTGTTCAAGCTACCTGAACATAAAATATTACGAATTTGCACTATCGTGGCTACATTCTCAACTG ttgCGTTTATTCTCACAGGACTGGTTTTATATTACAGAAATATAGATGACGTCACAGGTGGAAAATCCTTTAATTATGGTTTCTCGTTTGCACTATGCATACTTGGAATGTGTTTTGCTGCTTTGGTAGACATTATCCTGATTTACGACCTCTTAATGGCAAAGAAGAACACTGAAAGTCGTATTGGTGTTCAGAAAAAATAA